In the Cylindrospermopsis raciborskii Cr2010 genome, AGCGATGGTCTTATTTAAATATGGAGTTCCCCATTCCTCATCTTGAACCAATTGCAGTTGGGGAAAAGCTTGTACTAGTTCGCCATCTCCCTTGAGTTGAAAACCCCTGTCTTTTAGACTGTTCCACAGTGCAGATAGGGAGGATGGTAAGGACTGACGGTGGACTAAAACCTTTTCAATAGCATTTACTGGATCCGGTTCGCTTTCATGACTATCCAAGACCATCCATCGTACCATTTCTAAGCTCCCATTTAAAGACCAGTAAAGGTAACAATTCCCCATAGCTGATTTTAATATGGGACAGGTTGCTTGTCTAACTACTTGTTGAATCAAGCTGGAACGTCCATAAGGAATAACCAAACTTAAATAGTCTTCCTGAGTCACTAAATCCCTGATAGAAGTGCCATGTTCTGCTGTAATTAATTCTACACAACCACTAGGGAGACCCGCATCTAAAATCGCCGTTTGGAGAATTTCTGCGATCGCTCTATTGGAATGACTAGCTTCCGTACTTCCCTTGAGAATAAGGCTATTACCAGTTTTCAGACAAAAACCGGCGGCAATGGCCCCTAATTCCGGTAAAGCCTCATAAATAAAACCAATTACACCCAAGGGCATAAGTTGGGTATAACTTTGAGAATCTTCCTGTTGATAATCAGCAGTTCTCACCCGTCGTAGGGGATCGGATAGTTCCCCCAATCGCTCCAGCAGATCCACGGTTGCTTGCAAGCGACTAGGGGTAA is a window encoding:
- a CDS encoding glutamate-5-semialdehyde dehydrogenase — protein: MNIAKRAYHAAIKLGTTKGAERSRAVLAMARALKCSFDDILEANTLDLEASREMAVPELILDWLKLTPSRLQATVDLLERLGELSDPLRRVRTADYQQEDSQSYTQLMPLGVIGFIYEALPELGAIAAGFCLKTGNSLILKGSTEASHSNRAIAEILQTAILDAGLPSGCVELITAEHGTSIRDLVTQEDYLSLVIPYGRSSLIQQVVRQATCPILKSAMGNCYLYWSLNGSLEMVRWMVLDSHESEPDPVNAIEKVLVHRQSLPSSLSALWNSLKDRGFQLKGDGELVQAFPQLQLVQDEEWGTPYLNKTIAFKLVDTLDSAIAWINQYSSSHADAIATESYQESRQFALGVNSASTYINASPRFARNSSRGDAVFLGMSNQRGQRRGFISLETLTTVKHIIQGNGRF